In one Ferviditalea candida genomic region, the following are encoded:
- a CDS encoding DNA-primase RepB domain-containing protein, protein MQGVKALDIPIEEFLRPFFDAGETVCLRVFSDRKDPAFKGAKLECPAGRIGSMMETLKKHNAKNRGIFFVVNYGGHEDADITRINAQFVECDSLSFEEQLAAIEAFPVEPSLIVKTRKSLHTYWLMKNGKVEDFRRVQKRLIAKFNGDPACINESRVLRLPGFCHCKEEPVMVECIKFSPELRYTQAELEAALPEIREEPKPGAPAPKGTRKGLELVGRQCLFIQHCRENAKTLPEHDWYAMIANLAVFEGGDRLIHALSKPYPKYSRKETQDKINHFLESGTKPITCRTITEKGFKCPRLEDNSCGCKAPAALCYKPLSVEELREFLSGQPVAKSAVDNVQKAQDFVREFLYNTDSVVAATFIEYEMKEHFGLKAGAVKSLSALQKDLFREYRESKETKRETMGEELPDWYEPSEL, encoded by the coding sequence ATGCAAGGGGTTAAAGCGCTTGACATTCCCATCGAGGAGTTTTTGCGCCCGTTTTTCGACGCGGGCGAAACGGTCTGCCTGCGGGTATTCAGCGACCGGAAGGACCCGGCCTTCAAGGGCGCGAAGCTTGAGTGCCCGGCGGGCAGGATCGGAAGCATGATGGAAACCTTGAAAAAGCATAACGCAAAGAACAGGGGCATTTTCTTTGTCGTCAACTACGGCGGCCATGAGGATGCGGATATAACCCGCATCAACGCCCAGTTTGTGGAGTGCGACAGCCTGAGCTTCGAGGAGCAGCTTGCGGCAATTGAAGCGTTTCCTGTGGAACCGTCGCTTATCGTCAAAACTAGAAAATCATTGCACACATACTGGCTGATGAAGAATGGCAAAGTTGAGGATTTCCGCAGGGTGCAAAAACGCCTGATAGCCAAATTCAACGGCGATCCGGCCTGCATCAACGAGAGCCGGGTGCTGCGCCTGCCGGGCTTTTGCCATTGCAAGGAAGAGCCGGTCATGGTGGAGTGCATCAAATTCAGCCCCGAGCTGCGCTATACGCAGGCAGAGCTTGAAGCGGCGCTGCCTGAAATCCGGGAAGAACCCAAACCCGGCGCGCCCGCTCCGAAAGGAACGCGAAAAGGCCTTGAGCTGGTCGGCAGGCAGTGCCTGTTCATACAGCACTGCAGGGAAAACGCAAAGACGCTCCCTGAGCATGACTGGTATGCAATGATCGCAAACCTTGCGGTTTTTGAAGGCGGAGACCGGCTGATTCACGCCCTGTCAAAACCGTATCCCAAGTACAGCCGTAAAGAAACGCAGGACAAGATCAATCATTTTCTGGAGAGCGGCACCAAACCCATCACCTGCAGAACGATTACAGAAAAGGGCTTCAAGTGCCCGAGGCTTGAGGACAATTCATGCGGCTGCAAGGCTCCGGCCGCACTCTGCTACAAGCCGCTTTCCGTGGAGGAACTGCGCGAATTTCTGTCCGGGCAGCCGGTTGCAAAGTCGGCGGTGGACAACGTGCAGAAAGCGCAGGATTTTGTCCGGGAATTTTTATACAATACGGACTCTGTTGTCGCAGCCACGTTCATTGAATACGAAATGAAGGAGCATTTCGGCCTGAAAGCCGGAGCGGTGAAATCCCTTTCCGCATTGCAGAAGGATCTTTTCAGGGAATACCGGGAGAGCAAGGAAACAAAGCGCGAAACCATGGGCGAAGAGCTGCCGGATTGGTATGAACCCTCCGAGCTGTAG
- a CDS encoding DUF7768 domain-containing protein, translating into MGISKYNAEGYLDLTAYEALLAIEREAKKAAFRPLVFICSPLAGDVEHNLERARRCCRFAVTKGAIPLAPHLLFPQFMDDSDKAERNLAIFMGLVLLSKCHELWRFGNKISPGMAIELEKARRLGIPIRHFSEQCAEVKEHARG; encoded by the coding sequence ATGGGCATAAGCAAATACAACGCCGAAGGATACCTTGATCTGACGGCTTATGAAGCGCTGCTGGCCATTGAGCGGGAGGCCAAAAAAGCGGCTTTCCGCCCGCTGGTGTTCATCTGCTCGCCGCTGGCAGGAGACGTTGAGCATAATTTGGAGCGGGCAAGGCGCTGCTGCCGGTTTGCCGTAACGAAAGGCGCAATACCGCTGGCGCCCCATCTGCTGTTCCCGCAGTTTATGGACGACAGCGACAAAGCCGAAAGAAACCTGGCCATCTTCATGGGATTGGTATTGCTCTCAAAATGCCATGAACTGTGGCGTTTCGGCAATAAAATATCCCCCGGCATGGCGATAGAACTGGAAAAGGCAAGGCGGCTCGGCATCCCGATCCGGCATTTTAGCGAACAATGCGCGGAGGTGAAGGAACATGCAAGGGGTTAA
- a CDS encoding bifunctional 3'-5' exonuclease/DNA polymerase produces MEYGCVTDLDKLQNYLGGACLIAFDFETAPREEYRRDEKAALDAHKADIVGVSFSVSEGTAVYVPLRHKTGKNAGSPDKIMQWLAERVFANRKVVKIAHNLSFEAMFLYALGVVLQPPCYDTIAAAQMTLKSNTAFRTLSDSGLKTLAQELFGEELPGFETVTAGRYFDELDPQAEETVRYACADSDYALRLYHLFNSWFDRYLPKHRFIVEKLESPAAVYCGLMKHNGLLADKELMLKKQAEAEERIKQLKEEIAFMTGDVNIGANASTSAFKKYLYGDLKLPVFKTTAKYQEAMDDEAMILLSEWCCENRPELAALFELVQEYRRWGKIKSTYIDGYLEHINSVTGRIHPDLFPLGTETGRFAARNPNLQNCPRKDNDPVGVRNFFIAPKGKALLSLDFSQIELRVGAFYCRDERMLETYRNNGDIHAQTTSVIYRIPFGQAADKNAEYYKERRAIAKNCNFGVFYGLFPKGLQRNLKFKAGLDTPLPECERIIANLKAGYPKLARWQEETKKRAASRRYTETWLGRRRYLPDIASADWGKKSFAGRCALNTPIQGTAADILKLALGRIIEGLPQRMWLRPVLQIHDELVFELPEDKVREAAAFIKACMEERPFEEFDVPILAEAAAGERFGELKEITEEG; encoded by the coding sequence ATGGAATACGGATGCGTGACAGATTTAGATAAACTTCAGAACTATCTCGGCGGAGCGTGTCTGATTGCATTCGACTTTGAAACCGCGCCTCGGGAGGAATACCGCAGGGATGAAAAGGCGGCGCTGGACGCCCATAAAGCTGACATTGTCGGCGTGAGTTTCTCCGTTTCCGAAGGAACGGCCGTTTATGTTCCGTTAAGGCATAAAACCGGAAAGAATGCCGGTTCGCCGGATAAGATCATGCAATGGCTGGCAGAGAGGGTGTTTGCCAATCGAAAGGTTGTAAAAATCGCTCACAACCTGAGCTTCGAGGCGATGTTTCTGTACGCCCTCGGCGTCGTGCTGCAGCCGCCCTGCTATGACACCATCGCGGCGGCGCAGATGACGCTGAAAAGTAATACAGCATTCAGAACACTGTCTGACAGCGGGCTGAAAACGCTGGCGCAGGAGCTTTTCGGCGAGGAACTTCCAGGCTTTGAAACGGTGACGGCAGGTAGGTATTTTGACGAACTGGATCCGCAGGCCGAAGAAACCGTCCGCTATGCCTGCGCCGACAGCGATTATGCCCTGCGGCTGTATCACCTCTTCAATAGCTGGTTTGACCGGTATCTGCCGAAGCACCGATTCATTGTTGAAAAGCTTGAATCGCCCGCGGCGGTTTACTGCGGGCTTATGAAGCATAACGGCCTGCTTGCGGATAAGGAACTGATGCTTAAAAAGCAGGCGGAGGCCGAGGAAAGGATTAAGCAATTAAAAGAAGAGATCGCTTTTATGACCGGCGACGTGAATATCGGGGCGAACGCTTCAACCTCGGCTTTCAAGAAATATCTGTACGGCGATTTGAAGCTGCCGGTATTTAAAACGACGGCCAAATACCAGGAGGCTATGGACGACGAAGCCATGATCCTGCTTTCCGAGTGGTGCTGTGAAAACCGGCCGGAGCTTGCGGCGCTGTTTGAACTGGTGCAGGAGTACCGCAGATGGGGAAAAATCAAATCCACCTACATAGACGGGTATCTGGAGCATATAAACAGCGTCACCGGCAGGATTCATCCTGATCTGTTTCCGCTGGGCACCGAGACGGGACGCTTTGCGGCAAGGAACCCGAATTTGCAAAACTGCCCCCGCAAGGACAACGACCCTGTCGGCGTGCGCAATTTCTTCATTGCCCCCAAAGGGAAGGCGCTGCTCTCTCTGGACTTTTCCCAGATCGAGCTTCGTGTCGGCGCCTTCTATTGCCGGGACGAGCGGATGCTGGAAACCTACAGGAACAATGGAGACATCCACGCCCAGACGACATCGGTTATCTACCGCATCCCCTTCGGGCAGGCGGCGGACAAAAACGCCGAATATTACAAGGAACGCCGCGCTATTGCAAAAAACTGCAATTTCGGGGTGTTCTACGGCCTGTTCCCTAAAGGGCTTCAGCGGAACCTGAAATTCAAGGCGGGACTGGACACGCCTCTGCCGGAATGCGAGAGGATTATAGCAAACCTTAAAGCGGGTTATCCAAAGCTTGCCCGGTGGCAGGAGGAAACAAAAAAGCGCGCGGCGTCAAGGCGCTATACGGAAACCTGGCTGGGCAGGCGGCGCTATCTGCCGGATATTGCTTCTGCCGACTGGGGAAAAAAGAGCTTCGCCGGGCGGTGCGCGCTGAACACTCCGATACAGGGAACGGCGGCGGATATTTTGAAGCTGGCTCTGGGGCGCATCATTGAGGGCCTGCCGCAGAGGATGTGGCTGCGACCGGTTTTGCAGATCCATGACGAGCTGGTGTTTGAGCTTCCGGAGGACAAGGTGCGCGAGGCGGCAGCGTTCATTAAGGCTTGCATGGAAGAGCGGCCTTTTGAGGAGTTTGACGTGCCGATCCTTGCGGAAGCCGCGGCCGGAGAAAGGTTTGGGGAATTAAAAGAAATAACGGAGGAGGGTTAA
- a CDS encoding gp33 family protein, with product MIEQAEKMFELAEQLKELKDLKKSAEQELKEINDRIDETEYRLSELMAETETQNFTRGGVMFYLTGTTRASAAAGRKEELYLALKKAGFGDLVYETVNANSLSAFVKEQMEENNDELPGWLSGLVNVFEKTTVGMRKASK from the coding sequence ATGATCGAGCAAGCTGAAAAAATGTTTGAACTGGCAGAACAGCTTAAGGAACTCAAAGACTTGAAAAAATCCGCCGAGCAGGAACTCAAAGAAATCAACGACAGGATCGACGAGACGGAGTACCGTCTGTCGGAGCTGATGGCGGAAACCGAAACGCAGAACTTTACCCGGGGCGGCGTGATGTTCTACCTGACCGGCACGACGAGGGCGTCGGCTGCCGCGGGCCGGAAAGAGGAGCTGTACTTAGCGCTCAAAAAAGCCGGGTTTGGCGATCTGGTCTATGAAACGGTCAACGCCAACTCCCTGTCGGCCTTTGTCAAGGAGCAGATGGAAGAGAACAACGATGAGCTTCCCGGCTGGCTTTCAGGACTTGTGAACGTCTTTGAAAAGACTACGGTCGGAATGCGCAAGGCTTCAAAATAA
- a CDS encoding DEAD/DEAH box helicase produces the protein MEQPKPLLPMPIKAKPYRHQINAFNFVCGKFGLIPSVGMPSLGAALLMEMGTGKTITSIAVAGALYQAGKIRRVLVVAPLSILGVWDEEFAKFADFDYGLAVLEGSAAKKIDTLRHMRGSPLQVAVINYESAWRLEKELAAWNPDMIIADEGHKIKTHNIAASKAMHRLGARARYRLLLTGTVITNKAIDVFSQYKFLNPSIFGQSFYVFRNRYFDMVGYGNHTPVLKKSMEQDLMKRLHSIAFRATKAECLDLPETTDIVRHVELESAAMKIYLDLVRDSYAELGKGEVTATNILTRLLRLSQITGGFIGGDEGGPVQRVSTAKQEALEDIIEDVLQSGKKLVVMARFIPEINAICRLLEKKGIGYSLLMGGVKDRVEQVAAFQNDPEVQVFVGQIATAGLGVTLTAASTMVFYSLDYSMSNFEQAKARIHRVGQKENCTYLYLTAKGTVDEKVLKALRDKADLARMLVDDYRSGLNPFAAGGEKA, from the coding sequence ATGGAACAGCCGAAACCGCTGTTGCCCATGCCGATTAAAGCTAAGCCCTACAGGCATCAGATCAACGCTTTTAACTTTGTATGCGGCAAGTTCGGCTTGATTCCATCGGTGGGTATGCCTTCTCTCGGTGCGGCTCTGCTCATGGAAATGGGCACCGGCAAGACCATAACAAGCATCGCGGTCGCCGGCGCTCTGTATCAGGCGGGCAAAATCCGCAGGGTTCTGGTGGTGGCCCCGCTCTCAATCCTCGGTGTATGGGACGAGGAATTCGCCAAGTTCGCGGATTTCGATTACGGCCTTGCGGTTCTTGAAGGCAGCGCCGCAAAGAAGATCGATACTCTTCGGCACATGCGCGGCTCTCCCCTGCAAGTCGCGGTGATCAATTATGAATCGGCATGGCGGCTGGAAAAGGAGCTTGCCGCATGGAACCCCGACATGATTATTGCCGACGAAGGCCACAAGATTAAAACCCATAACATCGCCGCTTCAAAGGCCATGCACCGGCTGGGCGCAAGGGCAAGGTACAGGCTGCTGCTCACAGGGACGGTCATTACCAACAAGGCCATCGACGTGTTCAGCCAGTATAAGTTCCTCAACCCTTCCATCTTTGGCCAGAGCTTCTATGTGTTCCGCAACAGGTATTTTGATATGGTCGGCTACGGGAACCACACGCCGGTGCTGAAAAAATCAATGGAGCAGGATTTGATGAAAAGGCTTCACAGCATCGCGTTCCGGGCGACCAAAGCAGAATGCCTGGATTTGCCGGAAACCACCGACATTGTGCGGCATGTGGAGCTGGAGAGCGCCGCCATGAAGATTTACCTGGATCTGGTCAGGGACAGCTACGCGGAACTGGGCAAGGGCGAAGTGACGGCCACAAATATACTTACGCGCCTGCTCCGGCTGTCGCAGATAACCGGCGGCTTTATAGGCGGCGACGAAGGCGGCCCTGTGCAGCGCGTCAGCACGGCAAAGCAGGAGGCGCTGGAGGATATTATTGAGGACGTTTTGCAGAGCGGCAAAAAGCTGGTGGTTATGGCGCGGTTCATACCGGAGATCAATGCCATTTGCAGGCTCCTTGAGAAAAAAGGCATCGGGTACTCGCTCCTCATGGGCGGAGTGAAAGACCGGGTGGAGCAGGTGGCGGCGTTTCAAAACGACCCGGAGGTTCAGGTGTTTGTCGGACAGATAGCCACAGCGGGGCTCGGCGTGACGCTGACAGCCGCCAGCACGATGGTTTTTTACAGTCTGGACTACTCTATGTCCAATTTCGAGCAGGCCAAGGCGCGCATCCACCGCGTAGGGCAAAAGGAAAACTGCACCTATCTGTATCTGACGGCAAAAGGCACCGTCGATGAGAAAGTGCTGAAAGCTTTGAGGGATAAGGCAGATCTGGCGAGGATGCTGGTGGACGATTACAGAAGCGGGCTCAATCCTTTTGCGGCAGGGGGTGAAAAAGCATGA
- a CDS encoding RNA polymerase sigma factor translates to MDKEYFIELNGRQIPVSKEVYYAFKRPAWKERKRRQVRAEKELSIEAFADAGFEIPSGQALVDEIVEDKLLLDMLSKALSELTDEERFLIDELFYQEKPERMVAKETGVSQNTVNYHKNRILEKLRRLLEKKF, encoded by the coding sequence ATGGACAAGGAGTATTTCATTGAACTAAACGGCAGGCAAATTCCGGTCAGCAAGGAAGTATATTATGCCTTCAAGCGCCCTGCTTGGAAAGAACGCAAGCGCAGGCAGGTTCGGGCGGAAAAGGAGCTTTCGATTGAAGCGTTTGCGGATGCCGGGTTTGAGATTCCTTCCGGTCAGGCGCTTGTTGACGAGATCGTCGAGGACAAGCTGTTATTGGACATGCTGTCCAAGGCGCTTTCGGAACTGACCGACGAGGAGCGGTTTCTGATTGATGAATTATTTTATCAGGAGAAGCCGGAACGCATGGTTGCCAAAGAAACAGGGGTTTCGCAAAACACAGTAAATTACCATAAAAATAGGATATTGGAAAAACTCAGAAGGCTTTTGGAGAAAAAATTTTAG
- a CDS encoding ABC transporter permease, which yields MNTFFKHLWIQFKIDIRERGTLMTYYLVPLIFYVIMGTVFSSINPLARQTLAATMVIFAVTMGAVLGTPVPIVKIRESGVLRAYRVCGIPGWAVLFIHAVSAFLHLLIISIFIFVTAPLFFGASYPQSFFAYFLVLFILLFATIALGLFIGAAARNQSIAMMFSQAIFLPTVVLSGIMFPASMLPVPLRMIGRLLPATYIMQSFSVFAFGLPTDMDATLSLLIAACIGVIAAGLTAIRFRAIGKLI from the coding sequence ATGAATACGTTTTTTAAACATCTTTGGATCCAGTTTAAAATCGATATCCGAGAACGCGGCACTTTAATGACTTATTACCTTGTACCTCTTATTTTCTACGTCATTATGGGCACCGTGTTTTCTTCCATAAATCCTTTGGCCAGACAGACGCTGGCTGCAACCATGGTCATATTCGCCGTAACAATGGGAGCTGTACTCGGTACACCTGTACCTATAGTGAAAATACGCGAATCCGGCGTGCTGCGCGCCTATCGCGTTTGCGGCATACCGGGATGGGCAGTGCTCTTCATCCATGCGGTTAGTGCATTCCTACATCTTCTGATTATTTCAATTTTTATTTTTGTTACCGCCCCTTTGTTTTTTGGTGCCAGTTATCCCCAAAGCTTTTTTGCATATTTTTTAGTTCTTTTTATTCTTCTGTTTGCCACTATTGCACTTGGGTTGTTTATTGGCGCGGCAGCACGGAACCAATCCATAGCGATGATGTTTTCGCAAGCGATATTTTTGCCAACGGTGGTGCTCAGCGGGATCATGTTTCCCGCATCCATGCTCCCGGTACCGCTTAGAATGATAGGGCGCTTACTTCCTGCTACTTATATTATGCAGTCTTTCTCGGTTTTCGCCTTCGGGCTGCCCACCGATATGGATGCAACATTATCGCTTTTGATCGCAGCCTGTATTGGAGTAATAGCCGCAGGTTTGACTGCAATAAGGTTTAGGGCGATAGGAAAATTGATATAA
- a CDS encoding ABC transporter ATP-binding protein, translating to MDEYIVYVQGLIKRYGSITAVNDISFKVKKGEVFGLLGPNGAGKTTVLECLEGIRQPDGGVLSVGGYNPQSDERQLRKILGVQLQSSSLPDGIRPGEAMELICAWHGISPRFDLLRHFGLDSQSKKQYREMSTGQKRRLHLALALACDPAVVILDEPTAGLDVQGRAQLHDSIRELRTTGVTFLLATHDMAEAESLCDRIAIIIGGRIAIIGTPAQITSTGPGETRIILRTKRNCLLPGRNIGSARFLNQMEDYGIWLCHDAAASVMELLKEVQRAGDSVEDLRVERPSLEERFIELIERGVQQ from the coding sequence ATGGATGAATATATAGTATATGTTCAAGGCTTAATCAAACGCTACGGCAGTATCACAGCCGTAAATGACATCAGCTTCAAGGTGAAGAAAGGCGAAGTTTTCGGATTGTTAGGGCCAAATGGAGCTGGTAAAACTACAGTTTTGGAATGTTTGGAAGGCATTAGGCAACCGGACGGTGGCGTGCTAAGTGTCGGCGGCTACAATCCACAGTCGGATGAGAGGCAGCTGCGCAAAATACTCGGTGTGCAGCTGCAGTCTTCGTCGCTGCCTGATGGAATACGCCCGGGAGAAGCTATGGAATTAATCTGCGCCTGGCACGGAATATCGCCACGATTTGACCTATTAAGACATTTTGGGCTGGATTCCCAAAGTAAGAAACAGTACCGAGAAATGTCAACGGGACAAAAACGACGCCTGCATCTTGCGTTAGCTCTAGCCTGTGACCCGGCTGTCGTCATACTTGACGAGCCGACTGCCGGTCTGGATGTGCAGGGCAGGGCCCAACTTCATGATTCCATTCGGGAATTAAGAACCACCGGGGTCACTTTCCTGCTGGCTACACACGACATGGCGGAAGCAGAATCTTTGTGCGACCGTATTGCAATCATTATAGGCGGGCGCATCGCTATAATTGGAACCCCGGCACAGATTACCTCAACCGGGCCCGGAGAAACGAGGATTATATTGCGTACAAAAAGAAACTGTCTGCTGCCCGGCAGAAATATAGGCAGTGCCCGTTTCTTAAATCAAATGGAGGATTACGGTATATGGTTGTGTCATGATGCAGCTGCATCAGTTATGGAACTTTTAAAAGAAGTACAGCGGGCGGGCGATTCAGTTGAAGATTTGAGAGTGGAGCGGCCTTCTCTGGAAGAAAGATTTATTGAACTTATAGAAAGGGGTGTACAACAATGA
- a CDS encoding MerR family transcriptional regulator, which produces MSKEKEKLFTVGELARKCGVTVRTLQYYDTNGLLVPSEYTEGGRRMYGRREIIRLQQILFLKSMGFSLEEIRDRLLPAESSEELEQIFKQQKEVLIGQISHIQETVKLINKVVDEIKLGKEVDIDRLFAIIGAARMGNPYSFMIRHFSKDQIEYFFDRFEDEDAAAEFNNNSQVLTAELVELYQRNADPEGIEAQKLAARWWNLVMLLVKDNPALLQNIFAIGGNEDNWPSDVKELREAIKSFLGRALSAYLKNNNIKLPFMEER; this is translated from the coding sequence TTGAGTAAAGAAAAAGAGAAATTATTTACGGTTGGCGAGCTTGCCCGAAAATGTGGCGTAACAGTACGTACTTTGCAATACTATGATACAAACGGGCTCCTGGTTCCAAGCGAATACACCGAAGGCGGGCGGCGTATGTATGGCAGGCGCGAGATAATAAGATTGCAGCAGATCCTCTTTTTAAAATCAATGGGCTTTTCATTAGAAGAAATACGCGACAGACTGCTGCCTGCTGAATCGTCTGAGGAACTGGAACAGATATTCAAACAGCAAAAAGAAGTGCTTATTGGACAGATATCACATATCCAGGAAACTGTAAAACTGATAAATAAGGTTGTAGATGAGATCAAATTGGGCAAGGAAGTTGATATCGACAGACTATTCGCCATTATAGGGGCAGCCCGGATGGGGAATCCTTATTCCTTCATGATTCGCCACTTTAGCAAAGACCAGATAGAGTATTTCTTTGACCGTTTTGAAGATGAAGATGCTGCAGCTGAATTCAACAACAACTCACAAGTACTTACTGCTGAACTTGTTGAACTATACCAACGAAATGCAGACCCGGAAGGCATCGAAGCCCAGAAGCTTGCAGCCAGATGGTGGAATTTGGTGATGTTATTGGTAAAAGACAACCCTGCGTTGCTTCAAAATATATTCGCAATAGGTGGAAATGAGGACAATTGGCCATCAGATGTCAAGGAACTGAGAGAAGCCATTAAGTCATTTTTAGGGCGTGCACTCAGTGCTTATTTAAAAAACAACAATATAAAATTACCTTTTATGGAGGAAAGATAA
- a CDS encoding CPBP family glutamic-type intramembrane protease has product MSWQVIPGDIILVLIAGYVASSTFPASIGVHKLALPRLQSRFSPLIASIILGFFWGMFHWSGLFIGYRGDFSWFSLFIVTFGEIGLAIMYTWLYNRVSGKSLLPFILLHASMNSTNDYLPRTSLVQYIFLTIIIIAMVFADRMWKRPPIQIDVITQDTNQ; this is encoded by the coding sequence ATGTCCTGGCAGGTAATTCCCGGCGATATCATTTTGGTACTGATAGCTGGGTATGTGGCTTCTAGCACATTTCCAGCCAGCATCGGTGTACATAAACTTGCGCTACCACGTCTTCAAAGCCGCTTCAGCCCGCTCATAGCAAGTATCATCCTAGGATTTTTCTGGGGTATGTTTCACTGGTCGGGATTATTCATCGGTTATCGAGGTGATTTTTCTTGGTTTTCTCTGTTTATCGTAACCTTTGGCGAAATCGGATTGGCTATCATGTATACCTGGCTTTACAACAGGGTGAGTGGCAAAAGCTTACTGCCGTTTATTCTACTGCACGCGTCAATGAATTCAACAAACGATTATCTGCCGAGAACATCCCTGGTACAATATATTTTTCTTACCATCATAATCATTGCTATGGTGTTTGCCGACCGTATGTGGAAACGGCCGCCTATCCAAATAGATGTAATAACGCAAGACACAAATCAATAG
- a CDS encoding class I SAM-dependent methyltransferase — MEKITIHEIDFALINEFFVELERQGPGSPEQTIKALGFIDNLSNKTKIADLGCGTGAQTMVLAQNTEATITALDLYAGSIDKLNATARKLGLQNRVKGIVGSMDNLPFQNDEFDIIWSEGAIANIGFEKGLNYWKRFLKKGGYIAVTYESWFTDERPAEIEKWWLDAVPEMGTIGYNISVMQKTGYIPVAAFTLPENCWIDNYFIPQKARQEEFLKKHAGNKTVEDMIAFLRREADLYSKYKQYYGYVFYIGKKM, encoded by the coding sequence ATGGAAAAAATAACAATCCACGAAATTGATTTTGCCCTCATCAATGAATTTTTCGTAGAGCTTGAACGGCAGGGACCCGGCAGCCCCGAACAAACCATCAAGGCATTAGGGTTTATCGATAATCTTTCAAACAAAACAAAAATTGCCGATTTAGGCTGTGGCACAGGCGCCCAAACAATGGTTCTGGCACAAAATACAGAAGCAACCATCACCGCCCTCGACCTTTACGCCGGTTCAATTGATAAACTTAACGCAACAGCCAGAAAACTTGGTTTGCAGAACAGAGTAAAAGGTATTGTCGGTTCAATGGATAATTTACCGTTTCAGAATGACGAATTTGATATTATATGGTCTGAGGGGGCTATTGCCAATATTGGTTTTGAAAAAGGCTTGAATTACTGGAAACGCTTCCTCAAAAAAGGCGGTTATATTGCCGTAACATATGAGTCATGGTTTACCGACGAACGCCCCGCTGAAATTGAGAAGTGGTGGTTGGACGCAGTTCCTGAAATGGGCACAATAGGATATAATATTTCCGTCATGCAAAAAACAGGTTATATTCCTGTTGCAGCATTTACGCTACCTGAAAATTGTTGGATAGACAATTATTTTATTCCGCAAAAAGCAAGGCAAGAGGAATTCTTGAAAAAACATGCGGGAAATAAAACCGTTGAGGATATGATTGCATTTTTGAGGCGTGAGGCAGACTTGTATTCAAAATACAAACAGTATTATGGATATGTATTTTATATTGGGAAAAAGATGTAA
- a CDS encoding CD3324 family protein has product MSYIRAIDVLPEELIDKIQNYVDGEYIYIPRKEVNRKAWGEMTKSKEEIAARNMEIYKKYKSGVSITSLSEVYYLSPKSIQKIIAKIKAENK; this is encoded by the coding sequence ATGAGCTATATTAGAGCGATTGATGTATTGCCAGAAGAATTAATAGATAAAATTCAAAACTATGTTGATGGTGAATACATTTATATTCCAAGAAAAGAAGTCAATAGAAAAGCTTGGGGTGAAATGACCAAGAGCAAAGAGGAAATTGCCGCTAGAAATATGGAGATATACAAAAAATACAAATCTGGTGTATCTATTACATCTCTTTCGGAGGTTTATTATTTATCACCTAAAAGCATACAGAAAATTATTGCAAAAATAAAAGCGGAAAACAAATGA